The following are encoded together in the Bombus pascuorum chromosome 10, iyBomPasc1.1, whole genome shotgun sequence genome:
- the LOC132911248 gene encoding importin subunit beta-1 isoform X2, whose protein sequence is MQMDPTTVQLIQVLERTVSPNKNELEAAQNFLEQAARTNLHEFLQRLSGVLVNATASPVARMAAGLQLKNQLTSKDPDLKCQYQQRWLAIPVETREYIKKNIFGALGTENNRPGSAAQCVAYVAVAELPVHEWTNVIHLLVNNVVNPNSTEILKEATLEAIGYICQDIESEVLVPQSNEILTAIIHGMKGSSTSHYVCLAATSALYNSLEFTKGNFEIETERNFIMEVVCEATQSLNTQVKVAALQCLVKIMSLYYQYMEPYMAPALFPITLEAMKSDIDEVALQGIEFWSNVSDEEVDLAMEEGEATDGGRPPVKVSRHYAKGALQYLVPVLMKKLTKQEEFDDEDDWNPSKAAGVCLMLLSSCCEDAIVPFVLPFVKDNIKSHDWRYRDAALMAFGSILGGVDHATLKPLVEQAMSTLIELMYDSSVAVRDTAAWTFGRICEIIPQAAISETYLKPLLEALINGLKAEPRVAANVCWAFTGLAEASYEAAESLEGQNPETCCMSQYFDFIIQRLLETTDRPDGAQANLRSAAYEALMDMVKNSPRDCYLTVQKTTMVILERLQQVLQMETHIQSHSDRAQYNDLQSLLCATLQSVLRKVTPEDAPHISDVIMTALLSMFNSNSCKAEGVQEDALMAVSTLVEVLGEGFLKYMDAFKPYLCLGLKNHAEYQVCCAAVGLTGDICRALKNKMLPYCDEIMTLLLENLGNNSVNRSVKPQIFSVFGDVALSIGPEFKKYLDVVLQTLAQASQANVDRTDYDMIDYLNELREGVLEAYTGIVQGLRGDVSNPCPDTAIALVEPHVPFIIQFITSIAQDREHSEGNIAASVGLLGDLVTVFGVKLLPMVETEPLTDFLMKARRSRTEKTKTLANWAAKEIRKLKNVANSTSS, encoded by the exons ATGCAAATGGATCCAACGACAGTACAGCTTATCCAGGTTCTAGAGAGAACCGTCTCCCCGA ACAAAAATGAGTTGGAAGCAGCTCAAAACTTTCTCGAGCAGGCAGCAAGAACTAATCTT CATGAATTTTTGCAAAGACTCAGCGGCGTGCTGGTTAATGCCACTGCAAGCCCAGTTGCTCGTATGGCAGCAGGTCTTCAGCTCAAAAATCAACTTACATCTAAAGATCCAGATTTAAAATGTCAATATCAGCAACGTTGGCTTGCTATTCCTGTAGAAACAAGGGAATATATTAAGAAGAAT ATTTTTGGGGCACTTGGAACGGAGAACAACAGGCCAGGTTCTGCGGCACAATGTGTTGCATATGTAGCAGTTGCTGAATTACCTGTTCATGAATGGACCAATGTCATTCATCTGTTAGTCAATAATGTTGTAAATCCAAACAGCACAGAGATATTAAAGGAAGCAACTTTAGAAGCCATCGGTTATATTTGTCAAGATATAGAAAGCGAGGTTTTGGTACCTCAGTCTAATGAGATTCTCACTGCTATCATTCATGGTATGAAAGGATCGAGTACCTCGCATTACGTTTGCCTCGCAGCTACGAGTGCACTCTATAATTCATTAGAATTTACCAAAGGAAATTTTGAGATAGAG ACTGAGAGAAACTTCATTATGGAGGTGGTATGTGAGGCAACGCAATCCTTAAACACCCAAGTTAAAGTAGCTGCTTTACAGTGTCTTGTAAAAATTATGTCATTGTATTATCAATATATGGAGCCCTACATGGCTCCAGCACTTTTCCCAATTACTCTAGAAGCTATGAAGTCAGATATCGATGAAGTTGCACTGCAAGGAATTGAGTTTTGGTCAAACGTATCTGACGAGGAGGTAGATTTAGCAATGGAAGAGGGTGAAGCTACCGATGGTGGTAGACCGCCAGTCAAAGTATCGAGACATTATGCAAAGGGCGCTTTGCAGTATCTGGTACCTGTTTTGATGAAGAAGCTCACTAAACAAGAAGAATTTGATGACGAAGACGATTGGAATCCCTCAAAAGCTGCTGGAGTGTGTTTAATGTTATTATCCTCTTGCTGCGAGGATGCCATTGTTCCGTTTGTTCTTCCTTTTGTCAAGGATAACATTAAAAGTCACGATTGGAGGTATCGGGATGCAGCACTAATGGCTTTTGGTTCTATTCTTGGGGGTGTCGATCATGCTACCTTGAAACCTTTGGTAGAGCAAGCAATGTCAACGCTTATCGAACTAATGTACGACAGCAGTGTCGCGGTAAGGGACACAGCTGCATGGACGTTTGGACGAATTTGTGAGATCATACCACAAGCAGCGATTAGTGAGACATACCTGAAACCATTGTTAGAGGCTTTGATAAACGGTTTGAAGGCAGAACCTCGCGTTGCAGCGAACGTTTGTTGGGCGTTCACGGGTCTTGCAGAAGCTAGTTACGAGGCTGCAGAAAGTCTTGAGGGACAGAATCCGGAAACGTGTTGCATGTCTCAATACTTTGATTTTATCATTCAGAGATTGTTGGAAACGACGGATCGTCCGGATGGAGCTCAAGCTAACTTACGATCGGCTGCTTATGAAGCACTGATGGACATGGTGAAGAACTCTCCGCGCGATTGTTATTTAACCGTGCAGAAGACGACGATGGTAATTCTGGAGAGATTGCAGCAGGTACTGCAAATGGAGACACATATCCAGAGCCATTCGGATCGTGCTCAATATAATGATTTGCAATCGTTGTTATGCGCAACTTTGCAATCTGTGCTACGTAAAGTTACACCGGAGGATGCTCCGCATATCTCTGATGTAATAATGACGGCATTGTTGTCTATGTTCAACTCGAATTCTTGCAAAGCCGAGGGTGTACAAGAGGATGCTCTCATGGCTGTTTCGACTCTAGTCGAAGTCCTTGGAGAAGGTTTCTTGAAGTACATGGATGCATTCAAACCATATCTCTGTCTTGGCTTAAAGAATCATGCAGAATATCAAGTTTGTTGCGCCGCTGTTGGCCTGACCGGAGACATTTGTCGCGCCctaaaaaacaaaatgttaCCCTATTGCGATGAGATCATGACCCTCTTGTTGGAAAATCTTGGCAATAATTCGGTCAATCGTTCCGTGAAGCCTCAAATATTCTCCGTTTTTGGTGATGTTGCTCTCAGTATCGGCCCTGaattcaagaaatatttgGACGTGGTACTTCAAACATTGGCTCAGGCTTCTCAAGCAAATGTAGATAGAACCGATTACGATATGATCGATTATCTGAACGAATTGCGAGAGGGCGTCCTTGAAGCTTATACTGGTATAGTGCAAGGACTGCGCGGTGATGTATCAAATCCTTGCCCAGATACGGCAATTGCTCTGGTAGAGCCACACGTGCCCTTCATTATCCAGTTCATCACGTCGATAGCACAGGACCGTGAACATTCTGAAGGCAATATTGCAGCTTCTGTGGGCTTGCTTGGTGACCTTGTCACCGTGTTCGGAGTAAAACTCTTGCCGATGGTAGAAACTGAACCGCTGACGGATTTCTTAATGAAGGCTAGACGATCACGTACTGAGAAGACTAAGACTTTGGCTAACTGGGCTGCTAAAGAGATTCGGAAGCTCAAGAATGTTGCTAACTCTACGTCCAGTTG A
- the LOC132911248 gene encoding importin subunit beta-1 isoform X1: protein MQMDPTTVQLIQVLERTVSPNKNELEAAQNFLEQAARTNLHEFLQRLSGVLVNATASPVARMAAGLQLKNQLTSKDPDLKCQYQQRWLAIPVETREYIKKNIFGALGTENNRPGSAAQCVAYVAVAELPVHEWTNVIHLLVNNVVNPNSTEILKEATLEAIGYICQDIESEVLVPQSNEILTAIIHGMKGSSTSHYVCLAATSALYNSLEFTKGNFEIETERNFIMEVVCEATQSLNTQVKVAALQCLVKIMSLYYQYMEPYMAPALFPITLEAMKSDIDEVALQGIEFWSNVSDEEVDLAMEEGEATDGGRPPVKVSRHYAKGALQYLVPVLMKKLTKQEEFDDEDDWNPSKAAGVCLMLLSSCCEDAIVPFVLPFVKDNIKSHDWRYRDAALMAFGSILGGVDHATLKPLVEQAMSTLIELMYDSSVAVRDTAAWTFGRICEIIPQAAISETYLKPLLEALINGLKAEPRVAANVCWAFTGLAEASYEAAESLEGQNPETCCMSQYFDFIIQRLLETTDRPDGAQANLRSAAYEALMDMVKNSPRDCYLTVQKTTMVILERLQQVLQMETHIQSHSDRAQYNDLQSLLCATLQSVLRKVTPEDAPHISDVIMTALLSMFNSNSCKAEGVQEDALMAVSTLVEVLGEGFLKYMDAFKPYLCLGLKNHAEYQVCCAAVGLTGDICRALKNKMLPYCDEIMTLLLENLGNNSVNRSVKPQIFSVFGDVALSIGPEFKKYLDVVLQTLAQASQANVDRTDYDMIDYLNELREGVLEAYTGIVQGLRGDVSNPCPDTAIALVEPHVPFIIQFITSIAQDREHSEGNIAASVGLLGDLVTVFGVKLLPMVETEPLTDFLMKARRSRTEKTKTLANWAAKEIRKLKNVANSTSSW, encoded by the exons ATGCAAATGGATCCAACGACAGTACAGCTTATCCAGGTTCTAGAGAGAACCGTCTCCCCGA ACAAAAATGAGTTGGAAGCAGCTCAAAACTTTCTCGAGCAGGCAGCAAGAACTAATCTT CATGAATTTTTGCAAAGACTCAGCGGCGTGCTGGTTAATGCCACTGCAAGCCCAGTTGCTCGTATGGCAGCAGGTCTTCAGCTCAAAAATCAACTTACATCTAAAGATCCAGATTTAAAATGTCAATATCAGCAACGTTGGCTTGCTATTCCTGTAGAAACAAGGGAATATATTAAGAAGAAT ATTTTTGGGGCACTTGGAACGGAGAACAACAGGCCAGGTTCTGCGGCACAATGTGTTGCATATGTAGCAGTTGCTGAATTACCTGTTCATGAATGGACCAATGTCATTCATCTGTTAGTCAATAATGTTGTAAATCCAAACAGCACAGAGATATTAAAGGAAGCAACTTTAGAAGCCATCGGTTATATTTGTCAAGATATAGAAAGCGAGGTTTTGGTACCTCAGTCTAATGAGATTCTCACTGCTATCATTCATGGTATGAAAGGATCGAGTACCTCGCATTACGTTTGCCTCGCAGCTACGAGTGCACTCTATAATTCATTAGAATTTACCAAAGGAAATTTTGAGATAGAG ACTGAGAGAAACTTCATTATGGAGGTGGTATGTGAGGCAACGCAATCCTTAAACACCCAAGTTAAAGTAGCTGCTTTACAGTGTCTTGTAAAAATTATGTCATTGTATTATCAATATATGGAGCCCTACATGGCTCCAGCACTTTTCCCAATTACTCTAGAAGCTATGAAGTCAGATATCGATGAAGTTGCACTGCAAGGAATTGAGTTTTGGTCAAACGTATCTGACGAGGAGGTAGATTTAGCAATGGAAGAGGGTGAAGCTACCGATGGTGGTAGACCGCCAGTCAAAGTATCGAGACATTATGCAAAGGGCGCTTTGCAGTATCTGGTACCTGTTTTGATGAAGAAGCTCACTAAACAAGAAGAATTTGATGACGAAGACGATTGGAATCCCTCAAAAGCTGCTGGAGTGTGTTTAATGTTATTATCCTCTTGCTGCGAGGATGCCATTGTTCCGTTTGTTCTTCCTTTTGTCAAGGATAACATTAAAAGTCACGATTGGAGGTATCGGGATGCAGCACTAATGGCTTTTGGTTCTATTCTTGGGGGTGTCGATCATGCTACCTTGAAACCTTTGGTAGAGCAAGCAATGTCAACGCTTATCGAACTAATGTACGACAGCAGTGTCGCGGTAAGGGACACAGCTGCATGGACGTTTGGACGAATTTGTGAGATCATACCACAAGCAGCGATTAGTGAGACATACCTGAAACCATTGTTAGAGGCTTTGATAAACGGTTTGAAGGCAGAACCTCGCGTTGCAGCGAACGTTTGTTGGGCGTTCACGGGTCTTGCAGAAGCTAGTTACGAGGCTGCAGAAAGTCTTGAGGGACAGAATCCGGAAACGTGTTGCATGTCTCAATACTTTGATTTTATCATTCAGAGATTGTTGGAAACGACGGATCGTCCGGATGGAGCTCAAGCTAACTTACGATCGGCTGCTTATGAAGCACTGATGGACATGGTGAAGAACTCTCCGCGCGATTGTTATTTAACCGTGCAGAAGACGACGATGGTAATTCTGGAGAGATTGCAGCAGGTACTGCAAATGGAGACACATATCCAGAGCCATTCGGATCGTGCTCAATATAATGATTTGCAATCGTTGTTATGCGCAACTTTGCAATCTGTGCTACGTAAAGTTACACCGGAGGATGCTCCGCATATCTCTGATGTAATAATGACGGCATTGTTGTCTATGTTCAACTCGAATTCTTGCAAAGCCGAGGGTGTACAAGAGGATGCTCTCATGGCTGTTTCGACTCTAGTCGAAGTCCTTGGAGAAGGTTTCTTGAAGTACATGGATGCATTCAAACCATATCTCTGTCTTGGCTTAAAGAATCATGCAGAATATCAAGTTTGTTGCGCCGCTGTTGGCCTGACCGGAGACATTTGTCGCGCCctaaaaaacaaaatgttaCCCTATTGCGATGAGATCATGACCCTCTTGTTGGAAAATCTTGGCAATAATTCGGTCAATCGTTCCGTGAAGCCTCAAATATTCTCCGTTTTTGGTGATGTTGCTCTCAGTATCGGCCCTGaattcaagaaatatttgGACGTGGTACTTCAAACATTGGCTCAGGCTTCTCAAGCAAATGTAGATAGAACCGATTACGATATGATCGATTATCTGAACGAATTGCGAGAGGGCGTCCTTGAAGCTTATACTGGTATAGTGCAAGGACTGCGCGGTGATGTATCAAATCCTTGCCCAGATACGGCAATTGCTCTGGTAGAGCCACACGTGCCCTTCATTATCCAGTTCATCACGTCGATAGCACAGGACCGTGAACATTCTGAAGGCAATATTGCAGCTTCTGTGGGCTTGCTTGGTGACCTTGTCACCGTGTTCGGAGTAAAACTCTTGCCGATGGTAGAAACTGAACCGCTGACGGATTTCTTAATGAAGGCTAGACGATCACGTACTGAGAAGACTAAGACTTTGGCTAACTGGGCTGCTAAAGAGATTCGGAAGCTCAAGAATGTTGCTAACTCTACGTCCAGTTGGTGA
- the LOC132911248 gene encoding importin subunit beta-1 isoform X3, translated as MQMDPTTVQLIQVLERTVSPNKNELEAAQNFLEQAARTNLHEFLQRLSGVLVNATASPVARMAAGLQLKNQLTSKDPDLKCQYQQRWLAIPVETREYIKKNIFGALGTENNRPGSAAQCVAYVAVAELPVHEWTNVIHLLVNNVVNPNSTEILKEATLEAIGYICQDIESEVLVPQSNEILTAIIHGMKGSSTSHYVCLAATSALYNSLEFTKGNFEIETERNFIMEVVCEATQSLNTQVKVAALQCLVKIMSLYYQYMEPYMAPALFPITLEAMKSDIDEVALQGIEFWSNVSDEEVDLAMEEGEATDGGRPPVKVSRHYAKGALQYLVPVLMKKLTKQEEFDDEDDWNPSKAAGVCLMLLSSCCEDAIVPFVLPFVKDNIKSHDWRYRDAALMAFGSILGGVDHATLKPLVEQAMSTLIELMYDSSVAVRDTAAWTFGRICEIIPQAAISETYLKPLLEALINGLKAEPRVAANVCWAFTGLAEASYEAAESLEGQNPETCCMSQYFDFIIQRLLETTDRPDGAQANLRSAAYEALMDMVKNSPRDCYLTVQKTTMVILERLQQVLQMETHIQSHSDRAQYNDLQSLLCATLQSVLRKVTPEDAPHISDVIMTALLSMFNSNSCKAEGVQEDALMAVSTLVEVLGEGFLKYMDAFKPYLCLGLKNHAEYQVCCAAVGLTGDICRALKNKMLPYCDEIMTLLLENLGNNSVNRSVKPQIFSVFGDVALSIGPEFKKYLDVVLQTLAQASQANVDRTDYDMIDYLNELREGVLEAYTGIVQGLRGDVSNPCPDTAIALVEPHVPFIIQFITSIAQDREHSEGNIAASVGLLGDLVTVFGVKLLPMVETEPLTDFLMKARRSRTEKTKTLANWAAKEIRKLKNVANSTSS; from the exons ATGCAAATGGATCCAACGACAGTACAGCTTATCCAGGTTCTAGAGAGAACCGTCTCCCCGA ACAAAAATGAGTTGGAAGCAGCTCAAAACTTTCTCGAGCAGGCAGCAAGAACTAATCTT CATGAATTTTTGCAAAGACTCAGCGGCGTGCTGGTTAATGCCACTGCAAGCCCAGTTGCTCGTATGGCAGCAGGTCTTCAGCTCAAAAATCAACTTACATCTAAAGATCCAGATTTAAAATGTCAATATCAGCAACGTTGGCTTGCTATTCCTGTAGAAACAAGGGAATATATTAAGAAGAAT ATTTTTGGGGCACTTGGAACGGAGAACAACAGGCCAGGTTCTGCGGCACAATGTGTTGCATATGTAGCAGTTGCTGAATTACCTGTTCATGAATGGACCAATGTCATTCATCTGTTAGTCAATAATGTTGTAAATCCAAACAGCACAGAGATATTAAAGGAAGCAACTTTAGAAGCCATCGGTTATATTTGTCAAGATATAGAAAGCGAGGTTTTGGTACCTCAGTCTAATGAGATTCTCACTGCTATCATTCATGGTATGAAAGGATCGAGTACCTCGCATTACGTTTGCCTCGCAGCTACGAGTGCACTCTATAATTCATTAGAATTTACCAAAGGAAATTTTGAGATAGAG ACTGAGAGAAACTTCATTATGGAGGTGGTATGTGAGGCAACGCAATCCTTAAACACCCAAGTTAAAGTAGCTGCTTTACAGTGTCTTGTAAAAATTATGTCATTGTATTATCAATATATGGAGCCCTACATGGCTCCAGCACTTTTCCCAATTACTCTAGAAGCTATGAAGTCAGATATCGATGAAGTTGCACTGCAAGGAATTGAGTTTTGGTCAAACGTATCTGACGAGGAGGTAGATTTAGCAATGGAAGAGGGTGAAGCTACCGATGGTGGTAGACCGCCAGTCAAAGTATCGAGACATTATGCAAAGGGCGCTTTGCAGTATCTGGTACCTGTTTTGATGAAGAAGCTCACTAAACAAGAAGAATTTGATGACGAAGACGATTGGAATCCCTCAAAAGCTGCTGGAGTGTGTTTAATGTTATTATCCTCTTGCTGCGAGGATGCCATTGTTCCGTTTGTTCTTCCTTTTGTCAAGGATAACATTAAAAGTCACGATTGGAGGTATCGGGATGCAGCACTAATGGCTTTTGGTTCTATTCTTGGGGGTGTCGATCATGCTACCTTGAAACCTTTGGTAGAGCAAGCAATGTCAACGCTTATCGAACTAATGTACGACAGCAGTGTCGCGGTAAGGGACACAGCTGCATGGACGTTTGGACGAATTTGTGAGATCATACCACAAGCAGCGATTAGTGAGACATACCTGAAACCATTGTTAGAGGCTTTGATAAACGGTTTGAAGGCAGAACCTCGCGTTGCAGCGAACGTTTGTTGGGCGTTCACGGGTCTTGCAGAAGCTAGTTACGAGGCTGCAGAAAGTCTTGAGGGACAGAATCCGGAAACGTGTTGCATGTCTCAATACTTTGATTTTATCATTCAGAGATTGTTGGAAACGACGGATCGTCCGGATGGAGCTCAAGCTAACTTACGATCGGCTGCTTATGAAGCACTGATGGACATGGTGAAGAACTCTCCGCGCGATTGTTATTTAACCGTGCAGAAGACGACGATGGTAATTCTGGAGAGATTGCAGCAGGTACTGCAAATGGAGACACATATCCAGAGCCATTCGGATCGTGCTCAATATAATGATTTGCAATCGTTGTTATGCGCAACTTTGCAATCTGTGCTACGTAAAGTTACACCGGAGGATGCTCCGCATATCTCTGATGTAATAATGACGGCATTGTTGTCTATGTTCAACTCGAATTCTTGCAAAGCCGAGGGTGTACAAGAGGATGCTCTCATGGCTGTTTCGACTCTAGTCGAAGTCCTTGGAGAAGGTTTCTTGAAGTACATGGATGCATTCAAACCATATCTCTGTCTTGGCTTAAAGAATCATGCAGAATATCAAGTTTGTTGCGCCGCTGTTGGCCTGACCGGAGACATTTGTCGCGCCctaaaaaacaaaatgttaCCCTATTGCGATGAGATCATGACCCTCTTGTTGGAAAATCTTGGCAATAATTCGGTCAATCGTTCCGTGAAGCCTCAAATATTCTCCGTTTTTGGTGATGTTGCTCTCAGTATCGGCCCTGaattcaagaaatatttgGACGTGGTACTTCAAACATTGGCTCAGGCTTCTCAAGCAAATGTAGATAGAACCGATTACGATATGATCGATTATCTGAACGAATTGCGAGAGGGCGTCCTTGAAGCTTATACTGGTATAGTGCAAGGACTGCGCGGTGATGTATCAAATCCTTGCCCAGATACGGCAATTGCTCTGGTAGAGCCACACGTGCCCTTCATTATCCAGTTCATCACGTCGATAGCACAGGACCGTGAACATTCTGAAGGCAATATTGCAGCTTCTGTGGGCTTGCTTGGTGACCTTGTCACCGTGTTCGGAGTAAAACTCTTGCCGATGGTAGAAACTGAACCGCTGACGGATTTCTTAATGAAGGCTAGACGATCACGTACTGAGAAGACTAAGACTTTGGCTAACTGGGCTGCTAAAGAGATTCGGAAGCTCAAGAATGTTGCTAACTCTACGTCCAGTTG